The Streptomyces sp. NBC_01268 genome segment CGCGGTCGAAGCGGAAGTGCAGCTCGCGGTGGACCGTGAACAGCGAGGCCGGGGGTGTCGGGCCGGTGGCGGGGGTGGCCGGCCGGACGGCGTAGGTGAAGGTGTGGTCCGCCGTGACCTCCAGGAGGTCGGTGTCGATCTCCTGGACGCGCAGGGTGCCGTGGACGCGGACGGTGGGCGCGGCGAGGGCCACCCGGTGGGGGTCGAAGCGCACGAGCCAGCCGGCGACGGCGTGCCGGCCGTCGTCCTGGGGCTGCTCGACGCTCCGGTCGAACTGGTCCAGCTGGTCCGGGTCGATCAGGAGCCGGGCCGGGCGGACGGTCGCGCCGGTCAGGACGCCGGGTTCGAGGGAGGAGGCGACCAGGTACTCCTTGGCGATGCCGAGGGCCGAGACGACCTGGCTCTCGGAGAAGTGAGGGGTACGGCCGGTGAGCGGGAAGTTGATCCCCGCGGCGCCGCTGGGGTACTCGGCGGCCGGGCTGTGGGCGAACAGCCGGTCGGGTTCGCCGCCCGTCACGGCGCCCTGCGGGGCGAGCGGGACGACGGTGGTCCGCAGCGGTTCGGCCCGCTGGTCGACGGGAGGCTGGTACGGGTTGCGGACGCCGAGGTAGACGGCGGTGCCGAAGGCCAGCAGGATCAGCAGCACCAGCATCAGGGCCTGCCGGGAGCCGCTCCGGCCCTCCCAGGAGGGGCGTGACCTGACGGCCTGGGCGTGTTCCCCCATCCGTTCCTGGGCGGAGAACTCCTGGAGCCGGGCAGCGCGGACGAACGCCTCGTCGAAGACGACGGCTCGGTACTCGTCCTCACCGCCGGGGAGCCCCTCGGGGGTCCCCTCAGGCGGGTCGCCACGCCCTGCCATACCTTCAGGGTAGGTCTGCGGAAGCCCCGGTAAACGCTGAGCTGCGCGACAACTTCCGACGAAGTCCGACGAACGGGGGTCAGGGGGCGCCGGGCGCGGCCGGCACCGCGGGCGCGGACGGCACGGTGGCGGCCGACGGGACGGCGCGGGGCTTGTCCACGCCGGTGGTGGCGGGCGGCGGGATGCGGTCCTGGCGGTTGGCGGAGGCGCCGCGGTAGACCGCGCTGAACGCGAGGGCGACCATGCCGACGCCCATCACCAGGGCGAGCACCCAGGCGACCGGCCGGTGCCAGCGGGCGCTGCCCCGGTAGGGGCGCAGGGCGCCGCCGTGGGGGCCGTAGGGGCCGAAGTCGTCCTCGGCGGTGTCCGGGTCGTAGCCGTCTGCGTAGCGGCGCGGTTCGAGGCCGTAGCCGTCCTCGTAGAGCTCCTCGTCGGCGAGTCCGGCGACGGCCCGGGCACGGGCCGCTTCCGCCTCGGCACGGGCCTGGGCGGCGGCGAGCAGGCGCTCGACGGCGGTCGGCTCGTGGACGGTGGCAGCCCGGACGAAGTCCTCGTCGAAGACCACGGCGGCGAAGTCGTCTGCGCCTCCGCGGTCGACAGAGTCCTCAGGGTCTCCGCCGTTCTGGGACGGCGTGCCCCCCACGTCGTCCGGCACGGGTTCAGAGTAGACCTGGGAGGGGGTTTTGGGCAGGGAGAGCGCGAACTGTCCCTGCCCCGGATACGACGTGACGGTTACCGGACGTGACCGTCGCCGGTCACGATGTACTTGGTGGAGGTGAGCTCCGGGAGGCCCATGGGGCCCCGGGCGTGCAGCTTCTGGGTGGAGATGCCGATCTCGGCGCCGAAGCCGAACTGTCCGCCGTCCGTGAAGCGGGTGGAGGCGTTCACGGCGACCGTGGTCGAGTCGACCAGCTGGGTGAAGCGGCGGGCCGCGGCCTGGGAGGTGGTGACGATGGCCTCGGTGTGGCCGGAGGACCAGAGCCGGATGTGCTCGACGGCCTTGTCGAGGGAGTCGACGACGGCGGCGGCGATGTCGTAGGAGAGGTACTCGGTCTCCCAGTCCTCGGGGGTGGCCGGGACGACGGTGGCCTTGGTGCCCTCGGCGTGGGCGAGGACCCGCTCGTCGGCGTGGACGGTGACGCCGGCCTCGGCGAGGGCGTCCAGGGCGCGGGGCAGGAAGGCGTCGGCGACGTCCTGGTGGACCAGGAGGGTCTCGGCGGCGTTGCAGACGCTGACCCGGTGGGCCTTGGAGTTGATCAGGATCTCGACGGCCATGTCCAGGTCGGTCTGGGCGTCGACGTAGACGTGGCAGTTGCCGGTGCCGGTCTCGATGACCGGGACGGTGGACTGCTCGACGACCGTGCGGATCAGGGAGGCGCCGCCGCGCGGGATCAGGACGTCGACCAGACCTCGGGCGCGCATCAGCTCGCGCACGGACTCGCGGGACTCGCCGGGCACGAGCTGGATGGCGTCGGCGGGCAGTCCGGCGCCGCCGACGGCGTCGCGCAGGACCTTCACCAGGGCGGTGTTGGAGGAGTACGCGGAGGAGGAGCCGCGGAGCAGGACGGCGTTGCCGGACTTGAGGCAGAGGGCGGCGGCGTCGACGGTGACGTTGGGCCGGGCCTCGTAGATGATGCCGACGACGCCGAGCGGGACGCGGACCTGGCGCAGGTCGATGCCGTTGGGGAGGGTGGAGCCGCGGACGACCTCGCCGACCGGGTCGGGCAGGGCGGCCACGTGCCGGACGTCCTCGGCGATGGCCCGCACCCGCTCGGGGGTGAGGGTGAGCCGGTCGATGATGGCCTCGCTGGTGCCGGCCTCGCGGGCGCGGGCGATGTCCTCGGCGTTGGCCTCGACGATCTCGGCCGTGCGGA includes the following:
- a CDS encoding SCO2583 family membrane protein; the protein is MAGRGDPPEGTPEGLPGGEDEYRAVVFDEAFVRAARLQEFSAQERMGEHAQAVRSRPSWEGRSGSRQALMLVLLILLAFGTAVYLGVRNPYQPPVDQRAEPLRTTVVPLAPQGAVTGGEPDRLFAHSPAAEYPSGAAGINFPLTGRTPHFSESQVVSALGIAKEYLVASSLEPGVLTGATVRPARLLIDPDQLDQFDRSVEQPQDDGRHAVAGWLVRFDPHRVALAAPTVRVHGTLRVQEIDTDLLEVTADHTFTYAVRPATPATGPTPPASLFTVHRELHFRFDREDLRMHRAELLSSTVQAGPQSCDADPTGSLHPLLAGQRADRSRQGVTDPYATGRPTTSSLCGTLAPGAQPSL
- a CDS encoding SCO2584 family spore wall biosynthesis protein; amino-acid sequence: MPDDVGGTPSQNGGDPEDSVDRGGADDFAAVVFDEDFVRAATVHEPTAVERLLAAAQARAEAEAARARAVAGLADEELYEDGYGLEPRRYADGYDPDTAEDDFGPYGPHGGALRPYRGSARWHRPVAWVLALVMGVGMVALAFSAVYRGASANRQDRIPPPATTGVDKPRAVPSAATVPSAPAVPAAPGAP
- a CDS encoding glutamate-5-semialdehyde dehydrogenase, which translates into the protein MTSLTPFDNMSPVTQAAYRARGAAAVIAPLPRATKDDALLAVADALEVRTAEIVEANAEDIARAREAGTSEAIIDRLTLTPERVRAIAEDVRHVAALPDPVGEVVRGSTLPNGIDLRQVRVPLGVVGIIYEARPNVTVDAAALCLKSGNAVLLRGSSSAYSSNTALVKVLRDAVGGAGLPADAIQLVPGESRESVRELMRARGLVDVLIPRGGASLIRTVVEQSTVPVIETGTGNCHVYVDAQTDLDMAVEILINSKAHRVSVCNAAETLLVHQDVADAFLPRALDALAEAGVTVHADERVLAHAEGTKATVVPATPEDWETEYLSYDIAAAVVDSLDKAVEHIRLWSSGHTEAIVTTSQAAARRFTQLVDSTTVAVNASTRFTDGGQFGFGAEIGISTQKLHARGPMGLPELTSTKYIVTGDGHVR